AGCTACCAGCCCAAAATATTCCGAGTGTTGCAAAAAATGAGCAGATTGCTGTAGATCCCTCCCAAGTTAAGAATGAACTTATGAAAGCATCATATGAAGACCCATCGACACACGATGTTCAGACCGTTTCTAAAAATGCAGTTATTGATGAGGAGCCCTCTCAAGTTGCACAAAATGTGCGCATAGAAAACTCCGACCAAGCAACCGAAGGCGAACAGTCCAGCAATGATCAAACGACCAAACTCACCCCGGAACAGTTGGTGCTGAAACATTACAAACTAACGTGCGACCTCTGCTCGGCACCGCTGAGCGATTTTAGCGATCTACACAAGCACTATAAACTTACGCACAAAGTAACGGGCTACTTGCGGTGTTGCAACAGAGCGATCCACAAGAAATGCTGGATGATAGAACACCTGCAGCTACATCTAAATCCGGACACCTTCCGATGTGAACAGTGCGCCAAAAGTTATTCCTCCAGCAAAGTTCTCAAAGAGCACATGAAGGAGGTCCACGCTTCGGCAACGGAACGTTCCTTTCCCTGCACCACATGTCGCAAAGCTTTCGTTTCGCGCTCCCACCTTAATGCACATATAATGGTGGCGCACGGTACAGTTCCGTGTACGCAATGCGAAAAGGTGCTGTCTAGTCAGGGCTCACTGCGGAAACACCTTGTCGCGGTCCATGGCGAGGGTGAAAAGCATGTATGTGAGGTGTGTGCCCGAGTGTTTCGGTCCAAGCAGTGCTTCGATGCGCACCGGAAAGAACACGAAGGACGCCGGCTAGAGGACAAGGTGCAGTGCGAACTGTGCATGATGTGGCTCATGAACAAGTACTGTCTTACGAAGCATATGCGCCGCAAACATACGCAACCGGAAGCTGGTGAAGTGGTGTGTCAGACGTGCGGAAAACATGCACCCAACCCGGAGGCGCTAAAACATCACGTCCGGAGCGTTCACAGTGAAAGCCGGTTCGAGTGTGAATGGTGTCATAAAAAGTTCAACCGACCGCATCATATGAGGGTAAGTATGGGATGAAAATCGAAATGTGGTCTCCCGTTTTCCTACtaactttgttttgtttgtaggAACATATTGCAATTCACCATACGGGCGAGGAACTGTATGGTTGCCAGCATTGTTCAGAACGattcaacacaaaaaacaagctGTACTCTCACCGTAAAACCGTTCATCCGCAGGAGTTTGCTGGAGAGTTAAGGAAGCGAAGGTTAATAGAATAATTGTTTATAACGATAATGCTAGACTCTGATCAGTATTTAGCTGTACCTCCGGACCCTTATTTGAAGTTTGACAAAATAAACTTCCGTACCTTATGACACTCTGCTTTCTTTCTATTCAATCAATCTTCTATGGATTCTATCTCTTGCCTTGTGACATTACTTTATCTTCGTCGTCATTTTCATTACTAGCGCATCTGCTCATTTCTAGTCTGAGGATTCTCTCATAGCTTAGTACGCTACGTCGGATGGTTTGATGCGGAGAATCACCGGCACGCTGGTGCAGGGTAATATTGCCACCTCCGTAACGACGGCGGTCACCAGTTCCGGTGGCGTTACATCGTAATGCAGGTTAAGAATCGTTAGTGACGTGATCGTTTCCCAGTCGGCCAGCATCGGTTTTGCCTCGGGAAGATCGCGCGTGCGTGGCGCAAGCACGAGTTCGTTAGGATTACCTGTTCGATTACAAGGAAACCAACTGGAATTAAAGTACAACCGTCAACTGCCAAAATTACCGACCCACTTACCGATCTCGTTGTACACGAACGCATCCGTTTGCACGCGCTCGGTAAACTTGTGCGTTTCGCAGCATACGAGCACAGGGACATTGTAGGATTTGGCCACCAGTGCAATCTGTGCCGTTCCAACCCGACTCATTACAGATCCATTCGCTAGGAGAGCGTGTGCGCCGAGCAACACTTTCGTCACCTCTGGCATCACATAGCTGACTGCGTTGATTAGCACGCACATGCACTTTACGCCAAGTTGAACCAGCTCTTCTAGCATTGCATTTTCTTCCTGTCGCGGCCTTGCATTCACGATTATCACGCGGAAGGTTTTCTTCCGGCGTATCGCCTCCTCCAGGATATGTTTAATCAACGAGGAGCtagtaaattttaaatacattaatttccttccattctTCTCAATACAGTGATAGGGTTACTTACCAACCGTAGGTTAAAATAACATCACCATCGCAAATCTTATCCTGCACCGAGCAGCAGATTGCCTCTTCCGCTTTTTCGATCTGATCGCGGATGTACGATTCGATCGATTCCAGTAAACACTCCTTCTGTTCGGACACCGAAACCTTCCCGTCCAGTTGACGTGCGTACATTTTTACGTGCCGCAACGCGTTCGTCATCGAGACGGAGAAAGGGCGGCAGCGTTGCAGATGGTTAGCGGATACGTTCAACATCTCCTCAAAGCTTCGACCAAACTCTTTCTCCGCCGGTGTCTCATAATCTTGTATCAGCTGATTCAG
This Anopheles marshallii chromosome 3, idAnoMarsDA_429_01, whole genome shotgun sequence DNA region includes the following protein-coding sequences:
- the LOC128712973 gene encoding zinc finger protein 729-like translates to MEDNLDGVCHLCLSGEITDLNVLNDRELVVKIGRVFYFTLTPLSQSSGLICGTCKTTIEEFYWYAEQVARNQQQLRDKIHPNLPTENRQEKTEHSAENHDSLIVDPLSSEVKLEKFVEPNDDSMTIDEGNGNWTLKEERDDVPTSDSETEQLPAQNIPSVAKNEQIAVDPSQVKNELMKASYEDPSTHDVQTVSKNAVIDEEPSQVAQNVRIENSDQATEGEQSSNDQTTKLTPEQLVLKHYKLTCDLCSAPLSDFSDLHKHYKLTHKVTGYLRCCNRAIHKKCWMIEHLQLHLNPDTFRCEQCAKSYSSSKVLKEHMKEVHASATERSFPCTTCRKAFVSRSHLNAHIMVAHGTVPCTQCEKVLSSQGSLRKHLVAVHGEGEKHVCEVCARVFRSKQCFDAHRKEHEGRRLEDKVQCELCMMWLMNKYCLTKHMRRKHTQPEAGEVVCQTCGKHAPNPEALKHHVRSVHSESRFECEWCHKKFNRPHHMREHIAIHHTGEELYGCQHCSERFNTKNKLYSHRKTVHPQEFAGELRKRRLIE